Genomic segment of Flavobacteriales bacterium:
TTACGGGATAAATAGCATCACCAAAATTGCTAAAAACAGATTGCTCGGCCAACGGAAGCTTGAGGTTTGCTGTTTTAGTGGGACTGTGCAGGGTGGCAAAAATGCGTTTACCAATCACTTTAAATGCCGTTCTGTCGAAATGCGGTTTCTCTTCCGTTTTTTCAAAACTAAGAACGGTATTAGTGAATTCAATTTCTGTCATCCGATTTCAATATAGGTTTTGACACGAAATATTCATTATTCAATTCGAACTTAAAAAAATAAAATCCATCCGAAAATGCCGATAAATCAACGTCCGTTTGTTTTAAATTTCTAAAATCCATTTCTTTAATTTTCAAACCATGTACATCAAAAATAGAAATTTTGGCCGATGCAATTTCTTCTGAAAAAATGACTGAAACTACGGCATTGGTTGGGTTTGGTTGTATATGAATAGCATTTGTTAGGGGCATTTTTGCAATACCCGAAATGTTACAAGAATCTATCCGTTGGGCAAAAAATTTAGCCATATTTTCTGTTCTAAGCGAGAAGTTGTCGATGGCGTGACAGGCAGTGTTGGTTTGTTGCAAACAGTTATAATTATTGGTGGTTTTGTCAAAAAAATAGTTGCATGTTGGTTTTGACTGTTTTTTGAGAGTATCGATAAGTGCCGTAAATCCGGCACTTCCATACGCCCACGGTCTGTTAATTATATTTCCGCAATTTGCCGGAAAACCTTGCATGCACGATACATATCCGGCCAAAAGTCGTTGATGGTTGTATGGCACAATCAAATCGCAGGGTTGGTGGTAGGTGTATAAATCCGGCGATTTTGAACCGTGCGATTCAAAGATATTGTTGAAAACACCTCCGTAAAAATTACCGACCGCTTTGATGGTGAAAGGTGTTGTTGAGTAGTTGAGCGTACCTTTTAAATCACCCAAGTTGGGTCGAGAAAGCACCATCGAATCAACAGAAACAGCGAGGCCAACGGTTTTTAGGCAGGGAGATTCATACAACTTATTGGGCTTTGGGGCATTGCCCAAATTTGCAATAAGGCTGGTCAAAATTTCGGTAGAGTCATCGATAAATCCAACGCCCATTGCCACAAAACCTCCGGCACTTTCGCCTACTAAAAATACCTGATTGGCATCTATTTGATATTTTTTTGCATTTTGCACCAAATACCGAATGGCACCATACACATCTTGGATGCCTCGGTAGTTTGCCCGATACCACTCGCTGGAGTCGGTAGTATTAAAACAGTTCCAATTCGGGATATTGCAGTTTACCAATTTTTCGGTATGAAATAACCCCAATCTATAGTCAACAGATGCAGTGGTGTAGCCGCGTTTGGCAAAATGTTCACGCATTGTAGGTGGGTAGCCTTCTGCTTTGTGTCCGGCCATCCAGGCCCCGCCATGCACAATAACCATAAGCGGTCGTCCACAAATCGGGGCGGTATCATTTGTTGGGTATGAAATATCTAATTTCAGCGAACGTTCAGTGCCCGCAAAATCGACCATTTTGCCATATTCAATGTCAGTTTCAGTTTTTATTGAATAGATTGTATCAATGTAATTTTGAGCAGAGGCCAGTACGTTTATAAAAACTACAACAAATGCTGATACAAAAATTTTCTTTGAATTCATAGTATCAAAGTTACCACTTTGTTTAAACGAAAAGCAATATGTTTTTGTAAGGGAATGGATTTTTGAGAATATGCGGTGTCGTTTGAATCGAGGACAGAAATGTGTGGCTCGAGCTATAGAACATTTTTAATGATTTTTTCCTTCAAGTTACCGGATATATCATACACAAAAAGTGCATAATAAAACGTAAGACCCTCGGAGTTTTCGGTTGCCAACAAAAAGTTGCCAGATTCTGTACGATAAACATTCATGTATTCTAGGTTTGGTGAGTATAAATTTGAAATGAAATGAGTTTTGGTGGTCAACTTTTCACCATCAATTTGTATGGTAATGCTCGAAAATTGGTGAGTGGGTGGATGTAAAATAGACTCATCTACGCCCAAACACTGATTTAAGTAGGCAGAATCAGAAAAGTATTTTTCCATAAACCGAGCGGAGTCAACGCTTTTGGTACGGATGGTTATTAGCACAGAATCGCTCCTGAACATGAGCGTGGTATCATTGATTAGTCTTTGATTGAAAGGTTTATAATTAAATCGAACAAAATATTCAAAATTTGGAACTCCTTCGAACCTGTCACAATCTTGAGTCAGATAGCTAAGGGGTATTGATGTGTCGTATTCAACCAAGGTGTCATCATAACCCCGATGCATTATAACATCATATTTTTCGGGCAATTGTCCGTACAATTCCAAATTAGATTGAAATAGTAAAAAGGAAAGTATAGATAGCCAAAAGAATCTCTTCAAAATCAATCTCTTTTAGCGAAAGTACAAAAAAAAATCCCCGACCAACAGTCGGGGATTTTTTTAAATGTATTTCCGAAAAGGCAGATTACATCATGCCGCCCATTCCACCCATGCCGCCCATGTCTGGCATTCCATGAGGTTTTTCGTCTTCCGGTTCGTCAGCAATAATGCAATCGGTGGTCAACAACATACTGGCCACTGAAGCTGCATTTTCTAATGCCACACGGCTCACTTTTGTTGGGTCAATTACGCCTGCACCAATCAAGTTTTCGTATTGCTCGGTGCGGGCATTGTATCCAAAGTCGCCTTTACCTTCTTTTACTTTTTGTATAACTACCGAACCTTCGCCACCCGCATTGTGTACAATTTGACGCAATGGCTCTTCTACAGCTCTTCTAATAATTTGAATACCTGTACTTTGGTCGTCGTTTTCTCCTTTCAAATCAGCCAAAGCCTCGATTGCACGAACATAGGCTACACCGCCACCGGCAACAATGCCTTCTTCTACGGCCGCTCTTGTGGCGTGCAAGGCATCGTCAACACGGTCTTTTTTCTCTTTCATTTCCACCTCAGAGGCAGCACCAATGTATAGAACGGCAACACCGCCGCTCAATTTGGCCAAACGTTCTTGAAGTTTTTCTTTGTCGTAATCGCTGGTAGAGATTTCAATTTCAGCTTTGATTTGACCAATTCTACCATTGATGTCGGCTTTTTGTCCGGCACCATTTACAATGGTGGTGTTTTCTTTGTCAATAACCACTTTTTCGCAAGTTCCGAGGTGGTGCAAAGTAGCATCTTCCAACTTTTGACCTTGTTCTTCCGAAATAACTGTACCACCTGTTAATACGGCAATATCTTGCAACATGGCTTTTCTTCGGTCGCCAAAGCCTGGAGCTTTAACAGCTGCAACTTTGAGCGAGCCTCTTATTTTGTTTACAACCAATGTAGCAAGAGCTTCACTTTCTACATCTTCTGCAATAATCAACAATGGCTTTCCTGTTTGAGCAGTTTGCTCAAGCACTGGAAGCATTTCTTTCATTGTACTTACTTTTTTGTCGTAAATCAAAATGAATGGATTGTCCAACTCGGCTTCCATTTTTTCAGCATTGGTTACAAAGTATGGACTTAGATAGCCTCTGTCAAATTGCATACCTTCCACTGTTTTTACCTCAGTTTCTGTACCTTTTGCCTCTTCAACAGTTATTACCCCGTCTTTACCTACTTTTTGCATAGCATTGGCAATCAAGGCACCAATTACTTCGTCGTTGTTAGCAGAAATTGAAGCAACTTGTTCAATTTTCTTAAAATCATCTCCAACGGTTTGCGATTGAGATTTCAAATTGGCAATAACAGCGGTAACCGCTTTGTCAATTCCTCGTTTCAAATCCATGGGGTTGGCTCCGGCGGCCACATTTTTTAATCCTGCACTTACAATGGCTTGAGCCAAAACGGTGGCAGTAGTTGTTCCGTCTCCGGCAATATCAGCCGTTTTGCTGGCAACTTCTTTTACCATTTGTGCACCCATATTTTCAATGGGGTTTTTAAGGTCTATTTCTTTGGCAACACTCACACCGTCTTTCGTAACGGTGGGTGAACCGAATTTTTTGTCTATAACAACGTTTCTTCCTTTTGGACCCAACGTTACTTTTACCGCATTGGCCAAGGCATCAACACCTCTTCTTAAACCATCGCGAGCATCTACATTAAAATGAATTTGTTTTGCCATTTTTTGTTCTTTTTTCGTTGAAATTTAGATTAAACAATTGCAAGGATGTCTGATTCCCGCATCATCAAATAGTCTTTTCCTTCTACCTGAAGTTCTGTGCCTGAATATTTTCCATAAAGCACCAAATCACCAACCTTTACAGTCGTTGGTTCATCTTTTTTTCCGGGGCCAACGGCCACAACCGTGCCTTTTTGAGGCTTCTCCTTTGCGGTGTCAGGAATATAAATTCCGCCCGCTGTTTTTTCTTCTGCCGCCGCAGGTTCTACCAAAACTCTGTCTGCTAATGGTTGAATTTTCATATCTACAATTATTTAAACGTGTATTTTTTTATTGGCCAAATCTCATTTTTTGTGCCAAAACAAATTCTGCTGACGATACGTCAAAAAGGTGGGTCAGAATGGCAGTTTAAGAAAATTTGTGTCAGTAAATTTTGAATTATGGGGTTCCAACAGGTACATCACCGTTGTTACCATTTTGGGCATTGTTTGGTTCAGGTGCCGTATTAGGAATGTTAGGAATATCCAAGTTTACATCCTCAACACCCGATTTTTCAACATCGCTTGATTTGGTTCCGGGAACAACCAAGTTGCTTACCAAAGTCAAAAACAAAAGAGCAATGGCTAAACCCCAAGTAGCTTTTTCAACAAAATCGTTGGTTTTTTTAACTCCCATAATTTGGTTGGCAGCCGAAAAGTTAGAAGAAATACCGCCACCTTTTGGTTTTTGAATTAAAACAATAAAAATAAGTGCGATACTTACAATGATGGCCAATATTACGATGAGATTATACATTGTTCTTTTATTCTAAATTATGTTCTTTTCTTATTTTTTCGATAAGGGCTGCAAAATAAGCCATCTTTTCGGGAATTTGCAACCTCAATTTTTCATAAATATCTAATGCCAAGTCGGGTCTCTTTTGTTTTAGGTGCAAATCGGCTAAAGATTCGGTAACAATTTGATTTTCATAGCTTTTGGCAATTTCTGTTTTGTCTAAATTTATCCGAATTTTCGCTTTTTGAGGTCGGTTTTTGATGAAATTTTCTAAAAGCTCTTTTGCTTCATCACTAATTATGAGGGGTCGAGGTTTGGGTTTTTTGGTTTCTTCAGGGGCATCCAATTCACTCAACCAATCCAAAAATCCATGTTTTTCGTTTGTCGGTTTGGGTTTTGGGGTTGGGGTTTCATCCAGCGGAATGTTCTTTACAACTTTAGACTCATTTGTATCTCCTTTGACAAATTTTTGTAATTCAATTAATGGGTCATAAACCGGTGTAACCACGGGTTTTTTCGGATTTTCCTTTTCAATAGATTCGGGTGTATCCACTTTTGGGACTGCAATTTCCACAACCGATTCCTCAATAGGTGTAATAATTTCTTCCATGGGTATTT
This window contains:
- the secG gene encoding preprotein translocase subunit SecG codes for the protein MYNLIVILAIIVSIALIFIVLIQKPKGGGISSNFSAANQIMGVKKTNDFVEKATWGLAIALLFLTLVSNLVVPGTKSSDVEKSGVEDVNLDIPNIPNTAPEPNNAQNGNNGDVPVGTP
- the groL gene encoding chaperonin GroEL (60 kDa chaperone family; promotes refolding of misfolded polypeptides especially under stressful conditions; forms two stacked rings of heptamers to form a barrel-shaped 14mer; ends can be capped by GroES; misfolded proteins enter the barrel where they are refolded when GroES binds), which codes for MAKQIHFNVDARDGLRRGVDALANAVKVTLGPKGRNVVIDKKFGSPTVTKDGVSVAKEIDLKNPIENMGAQMVKEVASKTADIAGDGTTTATVLAQAIVSAGLKNVAAGANPMDLKRGIDKAVTAVIANLKSQSQTVGDDFKKIEQVASISANNDEVIGALIANAMQKVGKDGVITVEEAKGTETEVKTVEGMQFDRGYLSPYFVTNAEKMEAELDNPFILIYDKKVSTMKEMLPVLEQTAQTGKPLLIIAEDVESEALATLVVNKIRGSLKVAAVKAPGFGDRRKAMLQDIAVLTGGTVISEEQGQKLEDATLHHLGTCEKVVIDKENTTIVNGAGQKADINGRIGQIKAEIEISTSDYDKEKLQERLAKLSGGVAVLYIGAASEVEMKEKKDRVDDALHATRAAVEEGIVAGGGVAYVRAIEALADLKGENDDQSTGIQIIRRAVEEPLRQIVHNAGGEGSVVIQKVKEGKGDFGYNARTEQYENLIGAGVIDPTKVSRVALENAASVASMLLTTDCIIADEPEDEKPHGMPDMGGMGGMGGMM
- a CDS encoding MmcQ/YjbR family DNA-binding protein, whose protein sequence is MTEIEFTNTVLSFEKTEEKPHFDRTAFKVIGKRIFATLHSPTKTANLKLPLAEQSVFSNFGDAIYPVNNKWGLQGWTCFEIDNLPHDLLLHALEIAYNHVFDKK
- a CDS encoding carboxylesterase family protein; this encodes MNSKKIFVSAFVVVFINVLASAQNYIDTIYSIKTETDIEYGKMVDFAGTERSLKLDISYPTNDTAPICGRPLMVIVHGGAWMAGHKAEGYPPTMREHFAKRGYTTASVDYRLGLFHTEKLVNCNIPNWNCFNTTDSSEWYRANYRGIQDVYGAIRYLVQNAKKYQIDANQVFLVGESAGGFVAMGVGFIDDSTEILTSLIANLGNAPKPNKLYESPCLKTVGLAVSVDSMVLSRPNLGDLKGTLNYSTTPFTIKAVGNFYGGVFNNIFESHGSKSPDLYTYHQPCDLIVPYNHQRLLAGYVSCMQGFPANCGNIINRPWAYGSAGFTALIDTLKKQSKPTCNYFFDKTTNNYNCLQQTNTACHAIDNFSLRTENMAKFFAQRIDSCNISGIAKMPLTNAIHIQPNPTNAVVSVIFSEEIASAKISIFDVHGLKIKEMDFRNLKQTDVDLSAFSDGFYFFKFELNNEYFVSKPILKSDDRN
- a CDS encoding co-chaperone GroES; protein product: MKIQPLADRVLVEPAAAEEKTAGGIYIPDTAKEKPQKGTVVAVGPGKKDEPTTVKVGDLVLYGKYSGTELQVEGKDYLMMRESDILAIV